Genomic segment of Myxococcus xanthus:
CGCCATCACTCCGGATACCGCTGAGCCCCGCGGCTTCTTCGTGCAGGCCACGGCGGAAGGCCCCGCATTGTTCGTCAGCCACTCCGACGCGGTGCAGGTGGCCGTGGGGGACCGGGTCTCCTTCAAGGTGGTCACGAAGATCCTCCAGTCCGGCAACGCCGCGGCGGATTACAAGCTGGACACCGCGAGCGTCATCTCCGACTTCCAGAAGCTGAGCTCGGGCCACCCCGTGCGGAAGCTCGCGGCGGACGGCGGCCTGGTGACGCACGTCACCGACGACGCGGTGGTGAACCTCGACACCTACGAGAGCCGGCTCGTCCGGGTGACCGGCAGGGTGACCACCACGGCGGGCGCCGGCAAGCAGGCGGGTACCGGCTATAAGATCGCGCAGTTCGCGATGGACGGGACCCCGCTCACGGGCGGGTTGGGGCCGCGGCTGCGCATGCCCACCGGGCTGGCCGACCTCGTCGGCGTCGGGCTGAACTGCCGGGTCTCCGTCGAGGCGGGCGTGATGTGGCGCTACGACGATGCGACCAACACCCCCAATCCCCAGACGCCGTACTACCCCATGCCCCTGGTGACGGCCTTCTCGCTGTCGGATTTCTCGGTGGATTGCTCGGGAACGGCGATCACCCTGAAGGTGCAGACCGTGGTCCCGCTGTCGCCCACGCAGTTGCGGGTGACCTTCGAGCCCGGCATCGACCCGGGCACCCTCGCGGACGTGGCGACCCAGTTCACCTTCGGTGACAGCGGGCTGACCGCCTCGGCCTACACCCTCGACGAGAAGACCCTGGTGCTCACCACGACCGCGCAGGAGCCCGGCACGCAGTACACGCTGTCGGTGGACCCGTCGGTGAAGAGCTACACCGGCGTCAGCGTGAGTGGGACGGCCACCTTCAAGGGCTACCGGGTGCCGGCGCTGCTCGTCATCAACGAGGTGAACCCGAACATCACCACGGGCGTCTCCGCGACGAACAACCGCGACCTCATCGAGCTCAAGGCCGTGACGGCAGGGGCCATCGAGGGCATCACGCTCACCGAGGAGGCCACCAGCGTGTCCCGGCTGGCGACCCTGCCGGACGTGACGGTGGCCGCGGGGGACCTCATCGTCATCCACTTCCGTCCGAACTCGGCCGAGCTCGCTGCGGGCAATGACACCCTGTCCAAGGACGAGAAGACGTACGAGACGTTCTACCCGGGGGCGTGGGACGTCGTGACGGGGACCAGCAGCCATCCGACCTTCAATGACCGCCTGCTGCGCCTCGCGAATCCGCAGGGCGACACGCAGGACGTGGTGGCCTTCTCCCACAAGAGCATGACCGCCGCCCGTCCGCCCAACTACCCCGTCGTCCTCCGGGCCGCCCAGGAGGAGGGCCACTGGAGTCCGGTGGACTGCCGCGGTGAGACGGCCACCCCGGTGCCGTGCGCCTACGACAGCGCTCCGCTGACGGCGCTCGACGTCTCGGTGGACTGGGGCGTGGTGGAGGAGAACACCCAGAGCGTGTCCCGCTATCAGGGGGCCGACACCCACTCGATGGTGGACTGGGCCTTCTCGGAGACGTCCAGCTTCGGCGAGGAGAACCCGGCCCGGCCGTAGTCCGGCTGGCGACGCTCCCCTGAAGTAGCGAGGGCCGCGCTCCCGTGCAGGGGGCGCGGCCCTCTTTTTTCATCGGTGCACCCTGTGCGGAGGAGCGAATCCCTCCACCGCGACAGGGGGACGGATGCCGCTACGCGCGTCGCCGGGTGCGAACGGCTCCCACGAGCAGCCCGAACAGGGAGAGCAGCAGCCCAGGCGATGAGCCGCCCGTGCTGGAGCAGCCACCCGAGGAGCCGCTAGAGGACGGCTGCACCGTCACCCCGAGCACCGCCGTGCTGGCGCCGCCGCGGGCGTCCGTCGCGGTGAGCTCGAAGTGCAGCGTCACGGCCTGCTTCACCTCGGGCGCGCGGAACGTCACCTGCGCACCCTCGGACGCGGAGAGGGTGACGGACGGTCCCGCCACCTGCTTCCACCCGAAGGTGAGGGCGTCGCCATCCGGGTCGCTGGACGCGGACGCGTCGAGCGTCACCTGCGCCCCCGACCGAGCGTCACCCACCAGCCGCGGAAGGGCCTGGGGCGCCTTGTTGGCGTGCCGCACCGTCACCGTCGCCGTCATCGGGGCGCTGGACAGCCCGTTCGCGCTGGCGATGGCCTCGAAGCGCAGCACCGTCTCCGCCCGCACCTCGGGGGCGGTGAACGACGGGGTGGCCGTGTCGGCTCCCTGCAGCTCCACCGCGGGGCCCTCCACCTGACGCCACGTCCAGGTGAGGGCATCCCCGTCCGGGTCCACCGCCGTCGCGCTGAGGCTCGCGGTGGCCAGCGGGTCCACCACCTGCTCCGAGCCCGCATCCGCCACGGGCGCCCGGTCGACGTTGCGCACCATCACCGTCACGGTGGCCGTCTTGCTCTGGGCCCTGCCGTCGTTCACCACCAGCGTGAAGGTGAGCTGAGTATCGGCGGCCACCTCGGGCACCTTGAAGCTCGGCGTGGCGCTGGAGCCCGCCTTGAGCGCGACGGCGGGACCGGACGTCTGCGCCCACTTGTAGGAGATGAGCTCCCCGTCCGGGTCGCTCGAGGCGCGGGCGTCCAGCGTCACGGGCTCCGAGGAGAACTCCGCCACCTCCGCCGGCGCGGTCACCACCGCCGTGGGGGCGCGGTTGACGTTGAGGACCCAGGCCCGGACCTGGTGTGCCGCGCTGGTCTCCAGGCCATCGCGCACCACGAGCTGGAACGTCAGGATGGAGTCGTCGGGCACATCCGCCGTGAACGACGGGGTGGCCGTGTCCGCGTTCACCAGGGTGACCGCCGGCCCGCTCACCTGCGTCCAGTGGTAGGTGAGGGGCTGGCCCTCCGGGTCATAGCTGGCGGTGCCGTCCAGCGTGTGGCGCACGAGCTCCAGTGCCCCCGTCTCGGGGTTCCTCACGCGCTCATACACCGGGGCGCTGGGGCTGCCGACGTCGCGCCCGGCGTTGGCCACCGGCCGCTGGTTGCAGGTGGCGCCGTCGCCCTGCTCGTCCACCCGGCCGCTGAAGGGCATGCGCTCCACGTTGGTGAAGCGCACGTCGTCCAGGTCGAAGCCGTACGCGCCCACCGCGGTGTCGGTACCAATGCGGAAGCGGAACTGGACGTTCTTGCCGGCGAACATGTCCGCCAGCCGCAGCTCGGCGGTGGACCACTCCGGGAAGCGCACCGTCTTGCCGTTCTCCTGCGTGACGTTCTGGCCCACCCACGCGTTGCGGTACATCAGCGGGTTGGGCCCCTGCTCGATGTAGCCCGGGGAGCCGTCCGTCGGGTCGATGGAGTAGATGGAGGCCACGCCCATCGCGGCGATGTCGTACCACTGCAGGCCGTCGTGGGTGAACTCGAGGACGGCGCCGTCGTAGTACGGGAAGATGGAGCCGCCGGGGTAGATGTCGGACTCGAACGAGTGGCGGTAGCGGAAGCTGAACGAGAAGGCGCCGGTCTCATTCACCTTCATCCAGGGGGAGATGAGGAAGAGGTCCGCCTGTACTGCCGGGTTGGGCGCGTGCATGTAGCGCCCGCCCTCCGGACCCTGGACCTTCCAGTCCGCCTCGCCGTAGGGGTTGAGCCACGTGGACGAGGTCCATGACGACAGGGCGCCCTCGAAGTCGTCCTCCGCCGCCGCGCCGGGCACTTCGTCGTAGTTCACCCGAGGGTCAAACGTCGTGCTGCTCGCGCTGGCGGGGAGCGAGGGCTCGTCGAAGGTGATGCGCAGGCCGGCGTGTGCGTTCGGCTGCGCGGCGGCCAACCTCACCGGGAGGGTGGCGGTGGCCGTGCCGCCGCGGCCCATCGAGCTGAAGGTCAGGGTGTTGCCCGAGGGGAACTCCAGCGTGGCCGTGCTGCTGGTGGTGGAGACGGTGCCGGAGAAGGCGCCCAGCGAACCGCTGCCCACGTTGCGCACGCTCACGCGCAGCAGGCCCGTCTCGCCCACGTCGAGCACGCCGTCCTTGTCGCAGCCCTCCAGGGCGTCATCGAGCCGCAGGGAGGTGACCTCGATGAAGTTGCCCGCCGCGAAGCTCTCCACCACGCCCACGTGGTCCATGGAGTCACGGTCCGGCGCCTTCGCGCCCATGCCGGCACCGCGCTTGGCGAAGGCCTGGAGGAAGCGCTGGTAGTCGGCCGGGTCGCTCGCGGCGGTGACCGCGAGCAGCGCGTCGCGCGCCTCGAGGAAGGTGGGGGAGACGGGCGTGGCCTTGTACCCGGCGACCAGGTAGTGCTTCATGCGGTCCTGGGCCTCCTGGAAGGGGTGGGCCTGGAGGAGCGACACGTAGCACTCCCAGAGCATGGAGGCCCACACCTCGCCGCTGCTGTGCACGGCGGAGTTGCCGAGGCCCGCCTGACCGTAGGCGAGCGGGTGGCTCGTCGGAAGGGGATTGCCGTTCTCGATGTGCCGGAAGGTCAGCGCGTTGCGGCTCGACGCCAGCGTCGGTGCGGTGGCGTAAGGCGCGCGGCGCACGCCGTAGTAGTAGCCGTCGCCGCCGCCACCGCCCGAAACGTAGCCGCCGACGGCGTAGGCTCCGCGCGCGTAGTCGTCCCCTTCACGCACCACCATCAGCAGCGCGTGCACGTCCGCCCAGCCTTCGCCCATGGAGCGGCCCTGGTTGTTGGTGAGGCCGCTGGCGTTACCGATGAGGCGGTTGCTGATGTAGTGGCCCCACTCGTGGGCGATGATGGTGTTGTCGAGCGTGCCGTCACGGTCCAGGTCCTTGGAGCGGTGCAGGCGCACCTGGACGGTGCTCGCGTTGGCGGCCACCTCCGCCTTCCAGAGGTCCGCCGTCTCCCGGGAGATGGAGGCCACGGGCACCGTGACGCGTGCGTCGTCTCCGCTCATGGAGAGAGGGCCCTCACCGGCATTGGTGTTGGCCACGAGGACCGCGATGGCGCCGGCGTCCTGCGCGTTCAGCGCCTTGGTGACGAAGTCGCAGGCGCCGCGGTCGAGCAGCGCCACGTGGCCGGCGAACGTGCCCGCCTCGAAGGGCGTGCAGCCGAGTGTCCGTCCCGTGGGCGCGAGCACCTGCACCGGACCGTCCAGCGTGTACTCCTGGGCCCCGAAGCGGCTATCCCCGTTCACGTAGGCGCGGGCCAGCGATGCGGGGGCCGTCACCTGGAGGAGGGGCATGCCGTCGAAGACATACATCTGCATGCGGGGCGAGATGCCGTCCGCCGGCGTGGCCATGTTGGCGTTGTTGCGGCCGTTGTAGTCCTGCCCCTCGACGCGCAGCGGGTCACCCTCGATGCCGCCACGGCCGAAGTTCTGCATCTGCGCGTTGCCGGAGGCCTCGTCGAAGCCCGCGTCGTAGTACCAGTCGTGCAGGAAGTTATTGATGAAGAAGAGGTTCACCACCGAGGCCTTCATCTGCTCGATGCTGGAGCCCGGGGCGCGGTGGGGGTCGTAGACGTAGTCGAAGGCGCGCTCACCGGTGATGTCCGCGCGCAGGTCCGCGCCTGGCTGGTAGCCGTCCGGCGCCACCAGGTCCACGTAGGCGTCCACGTTGTTGCCCACGGTCTGCGTGGCGTTGGCGGGCAGCCACGGGTCGTTCCGCGAGAAGGGGCTGTTCTGCAGCTCCACGACGTTGGGCGGAACGTCCAGCGGGGCGTCGTAGCCGTCCAGCTCCTGCCGGGGGAAGGGCGAGCCGGCGGACCCCTGGGGGCCGTCGAACGGGCGGTACGGCGCGGCCGTCTCCGCCCATACAGTGTACCGGTACGTCTGCTCCGCGGCGTGGGCACGCAGGTCATTGCGGAAGAGGACCGCGCCGTCCACGGCCGAGATGACGTAGGAGGTGTAGTCTGAGTCCTTGCTGCTCTTGGGGCCCGCGTTGACCTCCACGTACCAGGCGGGCCGCAGGCCGTCGGGCAGGGTGAAGAAGACCTTCTTCGCGCGCGCGGGAACGACGAGCTGGCCGGGCATCACGGTGCGCACGCCGGGCTCGAAGTCGAACAGCGTGTAGCCGCCGCGGGAGTCCACGGCGATGAATGCGTGCGGCCCCAGCGGGGTGCCGCTCTGGTCCGAGTACGCCGCCGCCACGGCGTCCGCCGCGGAGCGCTGGAAGGCGTTCGCGCCGGTGCGCTGCCGGGCCGCGAGGGTGAGCTCGCTCGGCGCCAGGTAGCCAGTGACGGCCACGGGCGAGAGCGCCTGCGTCATCACCACCTTCACCTCGCTGCGGAACACCTCCACGCCTTCCACCGCCTGGCGGAAGGTCACGATGACGGCGCCCTTGCCCGTCTGGTGTACGGACTGCAACGGCGCGGCGGAGACGTCTTCTCGCTTCAGCCGGTAGAGGTCCGCGACCTGGCCCAGGTAGGCGCGCGCCGCGTCCTCGGGACGGGTGCCAGCGCGGGCCGCGGTCTGCAGGCCCGGGCCGGACTGCATGGACCAGAGGACGGAGGGGACGCCGAGCCGTGTCTCCGTGTGCTCGACTCGCAGGCCGCGGGCATGGGCCTGCTCATCGGCCACGGCGAGTGGCGTGCTGCCAGGCCGCGCGAGGAATGCGTCGAAGTTCGACCGTGGAGCGGCCGAAGCGCTGGTGCCAAGACATGACGCCAGCAGGACATGGGTAAGCCACTGCTTCCTGAGATGCATCGTTCTTCCGGAGAGGAGGGGAGAGACAACGGGGGGCGCGACCCAGACAGGCCGCGCCCCCGACGTTGCGAAGCGGTTGCGGGGTCGCGCCGCCTTCGGGCGCGCCCCTGCGAAAGGGAGGGAGAGGGCGTCAGTCGCGCGGGGGCTGCTCGCGGCGCTTCAGCGAGCGGCGGCGCGTCAGGCCCGCCAGGCCCGCGAGCGCGAAGGGCCAGAGGCCGGCGGCCGAGGTGGACTGGCAGCCGCAGCCGCTGTCCGACTCCGGGTTGGGCTGCGGCTCGGGGGTGCCCGGGCCCGCGTCCGGCGGGGTGGTGCCCGCATCGGGCGTGGTGCCCGCATCGGGCTCGGTGCCCGCGTCGGGCTCGGGGTCGGTGCCCGCGTCGGGCTCGGGGTCGGTGCCCGCATCGGGCTCGGTGCCCGCGTCGGGCTCGGTGCCCGCGTCGGGCTCGGGGTCGGTGCCCGCGTCCGGGGCGTCCGGCGTCCAGAGCGAGGACTGGGCGATGTAGAGGGCGGTGCCCCATTCCACCTGGTCCGTCTCCGGCGGGGCCAGGCCCACGCCGAAGCTGATGTCGCTGTGGCGGTTGATGCTCGGCATGCCGGAGAACACCGGGTTGGAGGGGGTCTCCTGATCCACCCGGGCGTCACCCTTGTCCGAGGGGAGGATGTCGTGCTCGGTGACCACGCGCTTCAAGTTCTCGCCGTCACTCACCCACACCGCGCGGAACCCGTCCGACTTGCGCGTGGCCCGGAAGACCACGTGTCCGCGGTCGTTGATGTCGGGCGGGAATACCTCCACCGTCCCGATGGCTTCGCCGGGCTCGCCCGGCACGTCCATTCCGTTCTGCGCGACCACCTTCAGCTCGTTGCCATCCCACAGGAGGATGGCGGTGCTCTGCCGCCCAGCCGCCTCCAGCAGCGTGGCCTGGATGGCCACCTGGCCCAGGTTGTTGATGGCGGGCTGCACGGCGGCGAAGCGGAAGATGTTGGAGTCCGGGTTGTGCCCGCGCGTGTCCGCGATGACCTGCGACGTCCCATCCGGGTTGAAGATGCGCAGCTCCTGGTACCAGGCGCTGGAGGTGGGCGCTTGCAGGTCCACCGCCGCGGCGATCTGCCCCAGGTCGTTCGCGCCCGGGGAGTAGAGGAACGTGTAGGGGTAGCCCGGGTCGACGTACTTCTCCGCAGCGAGAACCTTCGCGTCGAAGCCACCCGTCGTATTGGGCGTGTACAGCACGTAGGCGTAGCCCGTGCTCAGCGTGACTCGGGCGGCCATCTGCCCCGCCTCGTTCATGACCAGGCTGGACCAACTGGAGGAGCCCAGCGGCGAGCGGACGATCTGCGGCGGCGCGTCTGGTTCGTCCGCGTTCAGCACGTAGATGCCGTTCTTCGACGCGTCATTCGTCCCGGTGACGGCGAAGACCAACTGCCGGTGCGAGTTGAGGCTGACCTCGCCAAGGCGTGCATCCGCTCCCAGGCCGTCAGGGAGCAGGTAGATGCGGCCGCCCTGGCCGTTCTGGCCGTACCAGACGCCCGGACGTCCCTCCCGCGTGATGGCGAGCTGGAAGGCCACCTGCCGGTCCGCGGTGACGGGAATGAAGAAGCTGCCGGCGGAGGTGAGGCTGCCCAATTCGACGTTGTAGGAGCCCTCCTCCGTGTTGACGGCCAGGTTGGTGCGCGCTTGCAACTGGAACGTGTAGTCCGGTAGCTCGGCCGAGGCTGCTCCCGCCAGCAGGAACGCACCCAGCATCACGCCACGCTTCCGGTCGTGAGTGGGGGCGACGGTCCGACGACTGCTCTTCAGCGATGCACCACGAATCATGCGTGCCACCTTTCCAAGGCAGGTAGCCCACCACCATGGAGGGCTGTACTGCCGGTTTCCCGCGCAGGACCCCGTCCCCCCATGGGACCGTCGCTCCGGGCGCGCCGCGCCCGTCACGAGGGCCGCATTCGTCACGGCCTGTTCGCAAAGTTGCTACACACGATTAGCAGGAGCGTCGTTGATTACAAACTGATTCACTCGCAGCGTGCGGCGCGGCAGCGGGCCCGAGGTGTCTGACTCGTGCTGGAACGGGCATTTCAACGGGAATCCGGGCCGATACACGCCACGGAGCGGTGAGAAACCGGAACTGCTGCTCCGACGGATGGCCCGCACTGTTTGTGTGGCGAATGCGCGTTGCAAATGTATCGCCAGTTGCACATGTGGCTGCTTCGAGGTGTCTGGCGCCTGCGCGACGTGTCCCGCCTCCGCCGCATCAGGGGCGGCGCGCTGCGTCGTGTATTCAACGTTCAGGCGTGGTTCTTGATTGAATCGTGGAAGCGTGGACATGGGCGGCTAGCTCTAAAGATCCGCTATGTCTTGAAATGGCATTGGGAGGACGAGAACGTGGCCGTTCTCCAGCGTGGTCGGCTCCTGGGTACGGCGGGCGCACGCACCCCCAAGGCGTACACCGCCCTCGTGGGGCGCAGCGGCTTCAGGCCCCGAGTGCCGAGCAGCAACGGCGCCTCGACTTGCTCCGAGACATCCTCCTGGAACAGGGAGCGACATTCCCATCCGCACCGCGCGCCGCCAGTGGGCCGCATGCTGGCGCTGCGAATCACGCTGCCGGATGCTCCCGAACGCCTCCTCGCCCATGACCAGGTCGCCAAGTCGCGGATGGTGAGCGCAGGCTGAAGGAGCTGCTGGTGAAGGACGCCTCGCGGCTCAAGCGCGGGCGCAACGTTCTGCGCACGGACGTACGGGCGTTGCTGACAACGGACGTATGCGAGCTCGGCAACGCCCCCACCGCCGCTCCCACCGCGGCGGAGGCGAAGAGGCGTCCGGCCCGGCGCACAGCCCGCATGTCATCCTTCAGTGGTCTTTTTTAATCCCGTTGCAACAGTCCGCCTCCTTGCGCTTCGTATGGTTTTCGACTTGTGAAGGGGGTTCGCTAATCTATTGCCCAGGCCGGCATCCCTGCTTTTCGAACGTCCATCTCGCCCGTTGACGGCCAAAGCGCTGCTTCACCTACATCACGTGAATTGGCGTTCACCAGGTCCCGGCGCGTCCGGGCAGAGAAACTCAGACATCGTCTGAGGGGAATCGGAGACACGATATGTCGTTCCCTGTTGTCAAGGCAGCGAACGTGAAGGGAATGGGGTGGAGCGCGGTGCTGCTGGCCGGTCTGGTTGGCTGTGGACAGGAGGCGCGGAAGCCGGCGCCCGAACAGGAAGCCATCGAGGCCGTGAAGGCGCAGGCGCAGCAGCTCCAACCTCCCGCGGGCTGCACCGAAATCACGATGGGGGAACTGGCCAACGGCATCGGGCTGACGCCGACGATGTACTCACCGCAGCCGACGTACCGCGGCAACTTCAACAACTTTGGCGACCCGGCGTTCCCGGACCCGGCGCGCATCCGCCTGGACGTGAACACGGCGCCCGGCGTGTATGACCTGTCCGTGGGTGGAGGCAACACCTTCACCTGTGATCGCTGCGTCTTCGGCTACCAGGATGAGGGCTCGCCCGCGGAGAAGTTCTTCGTCGCCGACGCGGGCACGCTCCTGCTCGCCGTGAAGGTGTCGCCGCAGCAGACCCTTGGCGCGCTGACGAACGTGACGCTGCGTGAGTCGGTGGATGCCCCGCCCCTCAACGCGCCGTACTGGGGCAGCGCGGTGGTTCCGGGCGGCGAGTGCCGGTGGATTCGCTTCGCGACGTGGAACACGGTGCGCCAGGACGGGTGCGACCCTCGCCAGGGCTCGCTGACGGCGAACCTGCCGGACACCACCTGCGTCCCGAATGACTACGTCGCCTCCGACGGCACGCTGGAGCGCGCGCTGGGGACCCAGGTCCAGGGAGAGGCCTGCACGAAGACCGCGGCGGCGAGCGAGTCCGAACTGGCCTCGACGGATTGCGAGCAGGGCTTCGCCTGCACCGACCTGCTGTCGGAGAACGCCCAGTGCCTCAAGACGTGTGACTTCATGGCGCCCAACCCCGGCTGCCCCTCCGGCACCATGTGCGGCGTGTACGGCCTGTGCACCGAGCAGTCCGTCCTCGAGCAGAACGGCTTCACGTTCGACCCCGCGCTGACTGGTGAGATCTGCAGCCTGGAATTCGCGCATTACTGTGGCACCGAGGGCGCGCGTGGTGTGTGTGCCGACCTGAACCGCGACGGCAAGGGCGAGTGCTACCCCTACCACCGCGCCCGCTCCGAGTGTGGCCCGGGCGATGAGCTGGGTTACATGAACTACGCGCTCTCCGGTGGCGGCTTCGACCGCGGCCACGGCTTCTGCTACCACGACGGCCTCTAGCCTTCTCCGCCATTGCCCGGTCCCTCACGTGGGCCGGGCAGTGGTGCCTTCCAGGGCGGCGCCATGAGGGGGAATCTGGCCACACTGTTGCTGGAGGCAGTCGAGCTGGGACGCGGGCTGACTTCCGCGGAGTCACGGCGCCGCGAATGACCCGTGTGCCATCTTGTTGGCCTTGTGCCAATGCATTGGCAAAAAGGACGACAGTCTGGCGGGCACGTGGCAATGGGGACACCACTCACAAGGAGCTAGGCTGAACCATGGCCACTGGTTTTACGACCGAGCGTGTGCTCTCGGTGCAACACTGGTCTGACCGTCTCTTCTCCATCGTCTGCACGCGCGACAGCGGCTTCCGATTCCAGAACGGTCAGTTCGTGATGATGGGCCTCGAGGTCGAAGGTCGCCCGCTCATGCGCGCGTACTCGATGGCGAGCGCGAACTACGACGACACGCTCGAGTTCTACTCCATCAAGCTCCAGGACGGCCCGCTCACCTCGCGATTGCAGAAGGTCGCTCCGGGCGATCAAGTGCTCGTGGGCACGAAGGCGGTGGGCACGCTCACCGTCGCGAACCTCAGGCCGGGTCGTCACCTGTGGATGCTCGCCACCGGCACCGGCCTCGCGCCGTTCCTGAGCATGGTGAAAGACCCCGAGACCTGGGAGCGCTTCGAGCGCGTCACCGTGGTGCACGGCTGTCGCCACGTGAGCGACCTCTCGTACTCGAAGTTCTTCGAAGAGGTACTGCCGAACGACCCGTACCTGGGTGATCTCGTGCGCGAGAGGCTGACGTACTTTCCGACGGTCACGCGTGAGCCGTTCCGCAATCAGGGCCGTATCACCGACCTGCTTCGCGCGAAGCCGCTCTCACCCGAGCACGATCGCGTCGTCATCTGCGGCAGCCACGAGATGATCAAGGAGACCGCGACCATTCTCGAAGGCTTCGGCTTCGAGGAAGGCGACTCACACGAGCGCGGCGACTTCCTCATCGAGAAGGCCTTCGCCAGTCGTTGAGCCCCCGCCACGCCTCATCGAATGACGATGCGGTGCGCCACCTCGCGCCGGAGGGGCACCGGCGGCGGACTCGCGGTTCCACCGCCGGGCACCGGCTTCCCTCACGGTGTCACGGTAGGGAGACCTGGACGGGACCGTGGCCGGACGGCGTGTTCCCGTCTCCGAGCTGGCCGGAAACATCGGAGCCAAAGGCCCACACTGCCTGGTCGTTACGCAGGATGAGTGAATGGCCGCCGCCCGCGAAGACGGACGTGACGCCGGTCAGCCCGGAGACCTGCACGGCGGTATGTCGGTCGGTATTCGTCCCGTCGCCGAGTTGGCGATCTTCGTTCTTGCCCCAGGCCCGGAGGGTGTTGTCGCTCAGCAGGGCCAGCGAATGGTAGCCACCCGCGGCCACGGCGATGGCACCTGTGACTCCGGGCACCTGCACGGGGCTCTCTCGCTGGGTGGTCGTCCCATCACCGAGCTCACCTTTCAGGTTCCACCCCCAGGCCCAGACGGTGCCGTCGTTGCGCAAGGCCACCGAATGGTACATGCCCGCGGCCACGGCGATGACGCCGGTCAGCCCGGGCACCTGCACGGGGAGGGGGCGGCTGACGGTCGTTCCGTCGCCGAGCTCGCCATGGAAGTTGAGTCCCCAGGCCCAGACGGTGCCGTCGGCGCCGAGGGCCAGTGAATGGCCGGTGCCCGCGGCGAGCGCGGTGATGTTGCTCAAGCCAGACACCCGCACCGGGGTCAGGCGATCGGTGGTCGTCCCGTCGCCGAGCTCGCCGCTCCCGTTCATCCCCCAGGCCCAGACGGTGCCGTCGGCGTCCAGGGCCAGCGAGAAGCTGGAGCCCGCGGCAACGGAGATGGCGCCGGTCAACCCGGATACCTGCACAGGGGCGTACTGGGTGGAGGTCGTCCCATCACCGAGCGCGCCGCCGTTGAGCCCCCAGGCCCAGACGGTGCCGTCGGCGCGTGAGGCCAGCGAGTGGGCGTGGCCCCCTGCCACGGCCGTAGCGTCGGTCAACCCCGGCACCTGCACAGGGGCGTGGCGCGTGGCGTTCGTCTCATCGCCGAGCTGGCCGAAGGAGTTGTGCCCCCAGCTCCATAGGGTGCCATTGCCACGAATGGCCAGCGAGTG
This window contains:
- a CDS encoding ferredoxin--NADP reductase → MATGFTTERVLSVQHWSDRLFSIVCTRDSGFRFQNGQFVMMGLEVEGRPLMRAYSMASANYDDTLEFYSIKLQDGPLTSRLQKVAPGDQVLVGTKAVGTLTVANLRPGRHLWMLATGTGLAPFLSMVKDPETWERFERVTVVHGCRHVSDLSYSKFFEEVLPNDPYLGDLVRERLTYFPTVTREPFRNQGRITDLLRAKPLSPEHDRVVICGSHEMIKETATILEGFGFEEGDSHERGDFLIEKAFASR
- a CDS encoding RCC1 domain-containing protein produces the protein MHRSPGSILPSRGASPRPFLPVNVLLVSVLLALGSGCGDSEPDKTNDCPNPSVGCGQQDSGTPDAGAPDAGNPDAGIPDAGDPDAGNPDAGHPDACNPDAGNPDGGGPLPTVPTLIESSQSAHQVSAGQTVTFHVTGRDDLACPLQFSWDASSGTLGSPETSAATSDVTWTAPHCVLWSSEVTITLTVTNNARLSTSKSFTVSAPRCPGPVVSGGVSHSLAIRGNGTLWSWGHNSFGQLGDETNATRHAPVQVPGLTDATAVAGGHAHSLASRADGTVWAWGLNGGALGDGTTSTQYAPVQVSGLTGAISVAAGSSFSLALDADGTVWAWGMNGSGELGDGTTTDRLTPVRVSGLSNITALAAGTGHSLALGADGTVWAWGLNFHGELGDGTTVSRPLPVQVPGLTGVIAVAAGMYHSVALRNDGTVWAWGWNLKGELGDGTTTQRESPVQVPGVTGAIAVAAGGYHSLALLSDNTLRAWGKNEDRQLGDGTNTDRHTAVQVSGLTGVTSVFAGGGHSLILRNDQAVWAFGSDVSGQLGDGNTPSGHGPVQVSLP